The following DNA comes from Alienimonas californiensis.
CTGACCGTCTGGAACGCCGGATGGCCGGGCGGCATCGGGGTGGTGACGGGGCAGAGTTCCCGCGGGTTCGCCCTGGCGTTGAACGCGGTCGGCGTCGCCGGGGCGCCGGACCTGCTGGGCTGTCCGGCGCTGCTGTTCCTCCGCCGCGTGCTGACGGTCGCCCGGGACTTCGCCGACGCGGTGGTCCGCATCCGGCGGGAGCGGCTGGTCTGCGGGGCGATCGTGACGGTGGTGGGCCGGGAGAACTCGGAGCGGGTCGTGGTCGAGCGCACGCCCCGCCGCAGCGGGGTGACCTGGGGCGAAGGAAGCGACCCGCTGGTGGCGACCAACCACTTCCGCGTGTTGGACGCCGGCGGGGGCGGCGAGGCGGCGCCCCCCGACGGCGACGTGATCGGGCATTCGCACGAGCGGCTGGCCGCCCTATACGAGGCGGCCCCCCGCGGCGAAGTGAGCGACGGCGGCTGCTTCTACGCCCTGACCGAGCCGGACGTCATCCAGAACTGCACCGCCCAGCACATCGTCTGCCGTCCCTCGGAGGGCACGGTGCGACTGGCGGTTCCCCGGGCGCTCCTGACCCCCGGCGTCTGCGGGTGGTGAAGACCCTGATTCCGCGGCTAGGGGAGCGGTTGGCGTCGCGAACGCTGCCCCTGAAGGTTTCTGTCGCGTTTTGAAGCAGATTGGTCGCCCATCGACCGTCGAAAGCGTTGCAGAATTGAGCGCCGGCGGTCGATCGACGTTCACCTGAACGAACGTGGACGGCAGATCTGGGTGCTTGAGGGAAACCCGACACAACTTGGGGGGAGGGGATTCACTAGGGGGTTTTCCCGACTATCTTCCCCCTCGTCGCCGGTCGGGGCGGCCGCCGAAACGTTCGGCCGGCAAGCCCCCCGCGACCGGTTGAAAGGATTCGACCGCACCCCGGAGCAAGACGCTCCACGTCGAGAGACCCCGCCGCGACGGCATGATCGCCCGAGCGGCGGGGTCCTTACGGCACCCCCCGCACGGCCCCAGTCTCCGTCATCT
Coding sequences within:
- a CDS encoding C45 family autoproteolytic acyltransferase/hydolase, with protein sequence MSRSADPPHFAGPGGGGAAGGGLPPWADAPSVRLNGDLPPAERFRQLPADSLGRCRELLADLRAHLPTGAGGLALAVNARTKGRWRAEAEALAELLDTTWAEVLVANCTYDLALSGFACSTAALATPHGPVLARNMDWSPAGPLARASLLVETRYDAEPGGAPLTVWNAGWPGGIGVVTGQSSRGFALALNAVGVAGAPDLLGCPALLFLRRVLTVARDFADAVVRIRRERLVCGAIVTVVGRENSERVVVERTPRRSGVTWGEGSDPLVATNHFRVLDAGGGGEAAPPDGDVIGHSHERLAALYEAAPRGEVSDGGCFYALTEPDVIQNCTAQHIVCRPSEGTVRLAVPRALLTPGVCGW